A region from the Alnus glutinosa chromosome 5, dhAlnGlut1.1, whole genome shotgun sequence genome encodes:
- the LOC133869551 gene encoding putative disease resistance RPP13-like protein 3: MADSVVNVLLQQLPQLIEGVRFPYGVEDEVKSFQRELERINIFLENSNGKRNKHENVKALVRQITEVAYEVEDVIDTFILKVAEQRKRNIVGQIIYRISHAKMLRDVAKKIEGLNTEINKIYDNIEKYGIERVEASVDAEAEKALHRRRRHVEEDDVVGFLHDSDTLVNQLTHRTENSKLDVISIIGMGGLGKTTLARKIYNNDRIKRHFHCRAWVYVSQEFKPRELLLEILKSQMPISDELTRKLEGMSEDQAKEYLAQTLFEYLERKRYLVVMDDIWKTEVWNVVKDAFPDNSNGSKILITSRIKEVALHASLTPPYFLQFLYKDESWELFCKKVFRGGECPLELETLGRQIAEGCRGLPLSIVVLGGLLANKEKTYRTWSKVIADVNWYLTECKDVLALSYTHLPRRLKPCFLFFGTYPEDFEIHVRKLIQLWIAEGFIQHIGKRNIEDVADDYLEELIDRNLIQVATRRSDGGVEKCRIHDLLRDLCITKSAEEKFLCVPRDDNHSSWNSSRRLSIQGSILCRFISSNTSSASHARSFLSFGEGFGFNEIHWKWVHTNLKMLRVLHFELYVNCIPEEIGTLIHLRYLKIKYAYIKGDIPASIGNLTNLETLEIIGDQSKSLPESIMKLPRLRNLCGTVSLPNYLDTALWNLQVLFVEPLDSQIVRLIVEGKLPNINRLGLRDFMGKNDWDIVEALASVHHLSHLQTLKIRYCGKHIISLPNSFPETITKINLSWVTLDEGGMKVLGKLPKLGILKLDNCLSFSGLHVHAPSFPKLQFLKLYEKRIEKWKQDEGAMPSLRQLVMTHCYKLTLLPSKLWSLTTLQEVEVLMSNFKLANVFQELQMEIGFKLHIYPPLDADFYVNPKD, encoded by the coding sequence ATGGCCGACAGTGTTGTTAATGTTCTCCTACAGCAACTGCCCCAACTCATAGAAGGAGTAAGATTCCCTTATGGAGTGGAAGATGAAGTCAAGTCATTTCAAAGGGAGCTCGAGAGGATAAATATCTTCCTCGAAAACTCTAATGGGAAACGAAACAAGCATGAAAATGTGAAGGCTTTAGTCAGGCAAATCACTGAAGTTGCTTACGAGGTTGAGGATGTTATCGACACATTCATCCTCAAAGTCGCAGAACAGAggaagaggaatattgtgggaCAGATAATATATAGGATTTCACATGCAAAAATGCTCCGTGATGTTGCAAAGAAGATAGAAGGCCTCAACACAGAGATCAACAAAATCTATGACAATATAGAGAAGTACGGCATTGAAAGAGTTGAAGCAAGTGTAGATGCAGAAGCGGAGAAGGCACTGCACAGGCGTAGGAGGCATGTTGAGGAAGATGACGTGGTGGGCTTCCTTCATGACTCTGATACATTGGTGAATCAGCTTACTCACAGGACAGAGAATTCAAAACTTGATGTCATTTCAATCATCGGCATGGGTGGGTTGGGAAAGACGACTCTTGCAAGGAAAATCTACAATAATGATCGCATCAAGAGGCACTTCCATTGCCGAGCATGGGTTTATGTATCTCAAGAGTTCAAACCTAGAGAGTTATTgcttgaaattttaaaatcccAGATGCCAATATCAGATGAGTTGACAAGGAAACTAGAAGGGATGAGTGAGGATCAAGCAAAAGAGTACCTAGCACAGACATTGTTTGAATACTTGGAAAGGAAGAGGTACCTAGTAGTCATGGATGACATCTGGAAAACAGAAGTCTGGAATGTGGTGAAAGATGCTTTTCCTGATAACTCCAATGGAAGCAAAATATTAATCACTAGCCGCATAAAAGAAGTGGCCTTACATGCAAGCCTTACTCCTCCCTACTTTCTCCAATTTCTTTACAAAGATGAAAGCTGGGAACTCTTTTGTAAAAAGGTGTTCCGAGGAGGAGAATGTCCTCTCGAGTTAGAAACTCTGGGGAGACAAATCGCAGAAGGTTGTCGTGGCTTGCCACTTTCCATTGTTGTATTAGGGGGTCTTTTAGCTAACAAAGAGAAGACATACCGAACATGGTCGAAAGTGATTGCCGATGTAAATTGGTACCTTACTGAATGCAAAGACGTTTTGGCCTTAAGCTACACCCACTTGCCACGACGCTTGAAAccatgctttttgttttttggtacaTACCCAGAAGACTTTGAAATCCATGTAAGGAAACTGATCCAGTTATGGATAGCTGAGGGATTCATACAGCACATTGGCAAAAGAAACATTGAGGATGTTGCTGACGACTACTTGGAGGAGCTCATTGATCGGAACTTGATCCAAGTGGCTACCAGGAGATCAGATGGAGGAGTAGAGAAATGTCGTATTCATGATCTTCTGAGAGACTTATGCATAACCAAGAGCGCAGAAGAGAAGTTTCTTTGTGTACCTAGAGATGACAACCATTCATCCTGGAACAGCTCTCGCAGACTTTCCATCCAGGGTAGCATTCTTTGTCGATTCATTTCTTCAAACACCTCCAGCGCTTCACATGCTcgttcttttttgtcttttggggAAGGTTTCGGGTTCAACGAAATCCACTGGAAGTGGGTCCACACAAACTTGAAAATGCTTCGGGTGCTTCATTTCGAGCTATATGTCAATTGCATTCCCGAAGAGATTGGAACATTGATCCATTTGAGGTACTTGAAGATAAAATATGCGTATATTAAGGGAGATATTCCAGCTTCCATTGGAAACCTTACGAATCTAGAAACACTTGAGATAATCGGTGATCAGTCAAAGTCTTTGCCAGAATCCATAATGAAGCTGCCGCGTTTAAGGAATTTGTGTGGGACAGTGAGTTTGCCTAATTATTTGGATACAGCTCTGTGGAACCTCCAAGTCCTTTTCGTTGAACCATTGGACTCGCAAATTGTGCGTCTCATTGTTGAGGGCAAGCTTCCTAATATAAATAGATTAGGGCTGAGGGACTTCATGGGAAAGAATGATTGGGACATAGTCGAAGCTTTGGCAAGTGTCCACCATTTAAGTCATCTCCAAACATTGAAAATTAGATATTGTGGTAAACACATTATTAGTCTTCCTAATTCCTTTCCAGAGACGATCACCAAGATAAACTTATCTTGGGTGACCTTAGATGAGGGTGGCATGAAAGTGTTGGGAAAACTTCCCAAACTTGGGATATTGAAACTAGACAATTGCCTTTCTTTCAGTGGCCTCCACGTCCATGCACCTTCATTTCCTAAACTCCAATTCCTGAAATTGTATgaaaagagaattgaaaaatggaaacagGACGAAGGTGCAATGCCAAGCCTAAGGCAGTTGGTTATGACTCATTGCTATAAGTTGACATTGCTCCCTTCAAAACTATGGAGTTTGACTACCCTGCAAGAGGTGGAGGTGTTAATGAGCAACTTCAAATTGGCAAACGTGTTTCAGGAATTGCAGATGGAGATTGGGTTTAAGCTACACATTTATCCTCCTCTAGATGCTGACTTTTATGTAAACCCCAAAGATTAA